The sequence TTGTGCCCGTTTGCTTCTGCCCTCTTTCCGTCATTTCGAGATTTGAGCGACGGCCGCTGGCATTGCAGATTATTTTCGAACGTATTGTTTCTGATTTTGTTACTACCGAACAAATACCAGCTTCTGAGGCTGCAATTGACTGGGCTTTAGTGTCTAGTAAAAAAATTACCCCAGCTTTTTTTGCTTCTTCGTACAGAAGTTCTTCCAGCAGATAACGGCTTATACCAAATCCACCAGATCCTAAAGGAGTTTTAAAATCTCTTAAACCGGTAGAGGTGATCCTGAAATTTTTAATGAGGGGTAAATTTAATCCAGATAAAGCCGGGCAAAGTGAAAGCAAATATCTGTGCGACTCCATTGAAATATATTCTCCGCAAACTTTTTGTCTGGGATACGAGCCTTTTTCAATGAGTACGATAGTATACCCTCTTTTTTTAAGATCCAGCGATAAGGCCAATCCTGCCAGTCCTCCACCTATTATAACAACATCGTGTATCATGATTTTGCTATGATGATGTAACGGAAGGCCCAGCTCCAGGTAACTGAATAGTCTTTAAAGCCGCTTTGTTTTAGTAAATCAAGAAGTTCATTTTTTCTAAAACCCCTTGTAACAGAAACCGCGGCATCATTTTTCACAAGGTAAGATTTCGAAAACAAAGCTGTTAACCATTTAATGCTATAATAAGCCAGAACGTTGCGATGAAGATCGTTGGCAAGAATCATACATTTGTTTTCGCGGGCAAAATGAAAGAGCCCGATAATTTCATCGTTTGTTAAATGGTGTAGAAATAAACTGCAATGAATAAGATCGATGTCATTTAATAATTCTTTAGAGATATTCCTGTAATCGTTGCAGATAAGTTTTTTGTTGGCTAAGGCCGAAAGATTTTCCTCAGCGTAATTAACGCAGTCTTGTTTCAGATCAACCCCGTAAAAAAAAACATCGTTTTTCTTTTTTTTAGCCAGGATTGCAAGTTGTTTGATAGAATCGCCGCCACCAAAGCCAATGTCCATAAGGGTTTTAACTTTGTTTTCTCTGATAAGTCTTATAAAACCCTTTCGCGAAGCAATATAACCGCCCAAATGCTTATTG is a genomic window of Sphingobacteriaceae bacterium containing:
- a CDS encoding SAM-dependent methyltransferase, with protein sequence MHLKYRSNQKELLDGDAIATKDLYQNLKELDFINKHLGGYIASRKGFIRLIRENKVKTLMDIGFGGGDSIKQLAILAKKKKNDVFFYGVDLKQDCVNYAEENLSALANKKLICNDYRNISKELLNDIDLIHCSLFLHHLTNDEIIGLFHFARENKCMILANDLHRNVLAYYSIKWLTALFSKSYLVKNDAAVSVTRGFRKNELLDLLKQSGFKDYSVTWSWAFRYIIIAKS